From Virgibacillus natechei, the proteins below share one genomic window:
- the motA gene encoding flagellar motor stator protein MotA, which produces MDKTTVIGIFLGFIAIGVGIILKGVELEALINPGAFIIIVVGTAASVVIAFPMSTIKKVPSLFKKLFVEEKQIDTKELITTFTEWAEQTRREGMLSLENQIDRVDNEPFLSSGLQLAIDGQTPEFIRDVMLEKVDAMERRHEEGAAVFSQAGTYAPTLGVLGAVIGLIAALGDMQDMDVLGSAISAAFIATLLGIFTGYMLWHPFANKLREKSKKEVQQKEIMIEGIVSITNGDSAMVVRDKLASYLSAKELNAPKQENENE; this is translated from the coding sequence ATGGATAAGACAACCGTAATAGGTATTTTCTTAGGTTTTATTGCCATCGGTGTTGGTATAATACTGAAGGGCGTTGAATTGGAGGCTTTAATTAATCCAGGTGCTTTTATTATTATTGTTGTAGGTACGGCTGCATCGGTAGTCATTGCATTTCCTATGAGTACGATTAAGAAAGTTCCATCTCTATTCAAGAAATTATTTGTAGAGGAAAAACAAATCGATACAAAAGAGCTCATTACGACATTTACGGAATGGGCGGAACAGACGCGTAGAGAAGGCATGCTATCTTTAGAGAATCAGATAGATAGAGTTGACAATGAACCATTTTTATCTTCTGGCTTGCAACTGGCTATAGATGGACAAACACCTGAGTTTATTCGGGACGTTATGTTGGAGAAAGTTGATGCCATGGAAAGAAGACATGAAGAAGGGGCGGCTGTATTCTCACAAGCCGGTACCTATGCTCCGACGTTAGGCGTGCTTGGTGCGGTAATTGGTTTGATTGCTGCACTTGGTGATATGCAGGATATGGATGTATTAGGCTCGGCGATTTCTGCTGCATTTATTGCAACATTGCTTGGTATTTTTACGGGGTATATGCTGTGGCACCCGTTTGCAAATAAGCTACGTGAAAAGTCGAAAAAAGAAGTGCAACAAAAGGAGATCATGATTGAGGGTATCGTATCGATAACGAATGGTGACTCTGCAATGGTTGTACGGGATAAGTTAGCTTCTTATTTGTCAGCTAAGGAGTTAAACGCACCGAAGCAGGAGAATGAAAATGAGTAG
- a CDS encoding methyl-accepting chemotaxis protein, with the protein METDQKHQPLFQSFIQVSPFLQSLVNDDITIGIYDTEKLIINFPAKTFSLDVTPGDPLLEGDIVTNAIRENKNQAMVVPAHILGVNLVSRAVPLHDEYGKVIGGVGVGLNTERANQLSDIASNLSTVVDEVTNTIQDMAQSTSDLASNMTFINDKASEVNNSVDTIEEVSTVVKGIADQSNLLGLNAAIEAARAGEHGRGFSVVADEIRKMANNSKDQVTEIYGITDNIKQVITNLNQHIQDTNLQSDTQSAAIEELTATMQEINGNIQELAELAKENIEIKN; encoded by the coding sequence ATGGAAACAGATCAGAAGCACCAACCCTTATTTCAATCATTTATACAAGTTTCCCCCTTTTTGCAATCATTAGTAAACGATGATATTACGATCGGCATATATGACACAGAGAAGTTAATTATTAATTTTCCAGCAAAAACATTTTCATTAGATGTAACACCTGGTGATCCGTTACTTGAAGGAGATATCGTTACAAATGCAATTCGGGAAAATAAAAATCAAGCTATGGTTGTACCTGCACATATACTTGGTGTAAACCTTGTATCCAGGGCAGTACCTCTACATGATGAATACGGTAAAGTAATTGGAGGAGTTGGTGTCGGCTTAAATACTGAACGAGCAAATCAACTCTCAGATATTGCATCTAATTTGTCTACCGTTGTAGATGAAGTAACAAATACCATCCAAGACATGGCGCAATCAACCTCCGATCTTGCAAGTAACATGACATTCATCAACGATAAAGCATCTGAAGTAAACAACAGTGTAGATACAATTGAAGAAGTCTCTACAGTTGTGAAGGGAATTGCCGACCAAAGTAATTTACTTGGTTTGAACGCTGCAATTGAAGCTGCTCGTGCAGGGGAACATGGCAGAGGTTTTTCTGTAGTAGCCGATGAAATACGTAAAATGGCCAACAATTCCAAGGATCAAGTCACCGAAATCTATGGAATTACCGATAACATTAAACAGGTGATTACTAACTTAAACCAACATATTCAAGATACTAACTTACAATCAGATACACAATCAGCAGCTATCGAAGAACTAACCGCAACCATGCAAGAAATCAATGGAAACATTCAAGAACTAGCAGAACTAGCAAAAGAGAATATTGAAATTAAAAACTAA
- a CDS encoding aldehyde dehydrogenase family protein: MIDFKQLNSQYINGKWREGSSSRKMENKNPYNGELIATYQAATLQDLNDAYTSANRVQKQWAKTNPISQRDIFDKAFAYMEENHEALINVIIDEIGGTRLKAEFEIGLVKNMIKESSTFPMRMEGKILPSPIDDKENRVYRVPVGVVGVISPFNFPFFLSMKSVAPALGAGNGVVLKPHEHTSITGGTMIAKIFESAGLPKGLLNVITTEIEEIGDNFVEHPIPRAISFTGSTKVGKHIGAVAGRNLKEAHLELGGNSALAVLEDADIDLAVSAAVFSRFTHQGQICMSANRLIVHEDVYDEFVEKYAAKVSTLTCGDPTDPNTIIGPLINKQQVNGTVALIEKGIAEGATPVVKGEVKGNVVEPVVFTNVTPNMSIAQEELFAPVISIMKVSSDEEILDYANNSAYGLSGAIHTGNVERGAELAKQMDTGMIHINDGTINDEPNVAFGGVKNSGLGRLNGDWSLDAFTTTKWISVQHKTRQYPYS; this comes from the coding sequence ATGATAGATTTCAAACAATTAAACAGTCAATATATTAATGGGAAATGGCGTGAAGGATCAAGTTCTCGAAAGATGGAGAATAAAAACCCTTATAATGGAGAATTAATTGCTACATACCAAGCAGCAACCCTTCAGGATCTGAATGATGCCTATACATCCGCAAATCGTGTGCAGAAACAATGGGCCAAAACAAATCCTATTAGTCAACGAGACATTTTCGACAAGGCATTTGCGTATATGGAAGAAAATCATGAAGCGCTCATAAATGTAATCATTGATGAGATTGGTGGTACACGATTAAAAGCTGAATTTGAAATTGGGCTTGTAAAGAATATGATTAAAGAATCATCCACTTTCCCAATGCGTATGGAAGGTAAAATTCTACCTTCGCCAATTGACGATAAAGAAAACCGTGTTTACCGTGTTCCTGTTGGAGTAGTTGGAGTTATTAGTCCATTTAATTTCCCTTTCTTCCTATCCATGAAATCAGTAGCTCCAGCATTAGGAGCGGGAAACGGTGTTGTGCTAAAACCGCATGAACACACTTCAATTACTGGCGGAACCATGATTGCAAAGATTTTCGAAAGTGCGGGATTGCCAAAAGGACTATTAAACGTCATTACAACGGAAATTGAGGAAATCGGAGATAACTTCGTCGAGCACCCTATTCCGCGGGCTATTTCGTTTACAGGTTCCACGAAAGTTGGGAAACATATTGGTGCAGTCGCTGGGAGAAATTTAAAAGAAGCTCATTTAGAATTAGGTGGAAACAGCGCACTTGCTGTACTGGAGGATGCAGACATAGACTTAGCTGTAAGTGCAGCTGTGTTCAGCCGTTTCACCCATCAGGGTCAAATATGTATGTCAGCAAATCGTTTAATTGTTCATGAAGATGTTTATGATGAATTCGTTGAAAAATATGCTGCTAAAGTATCTACATTGACATGTGGCGATCCGACAGATCCGAATACCATTATCGGACCATTAATTAACAAACAACAAGTGAATGGAACGGTAGCTCTTATTGAGAAAGGTATCGCAGAAGGAGCAACTCCAGTTGTAAAAGGGGAAGTAAAAGGAAATGTGGTGGAACCTGTCGTGTTCACAAACGTAACACCGAACATGAGCATTGCCCAAGAGGAATTATTTGCACCAGTTATATCGATTATGAAAGTATCTAGTGATGAAGAAATCTTAGATTACGCAAACAACAGCGCGTACGGTTTAAGCGGAGCCATTCACACTGGTAATGTCGAGCGAGGAGCAGAACTTGCTAAACAAATGGATACAGGCATGATTCATATTAACGATGGAACGATTAATGATGAACCAAACGTAGCATTTGGCGGCGTAAAGAACTCTGGACTTGGCCGATTAAACGGCGACTGGAGCCTAGACGCATTCACAACAACAAAATGGATCTCTGTCCAGCATAAAACTAGGCAGTATCCATATTCTTAG
- a CDS encoding short-chain fatty acid transporter: protein MKTLTSFFDRMVQRYLPDAFLFAIILTFLVFLLGVFFTDSGPVQMIEHWGGGFWDLLDFAMQMALVVVTGYILASAPIIRNGLAKLSNLAKTPAQAIMLVTFVALIACLINYGFGLVVGALFAVHVAKRVPTVDYRLLIASAYSGMLVWHGGFSASIPLLIATPGHFLEDTIGTIPVVETLFSPINIFIVLFLVVTLPFFNRYLMKGTDPLGNTDTSLWKTDEEDAQVTQESTEALTPADRLENSQTVSFIVGIMGLAYIFYHFVSNGFNLNINIVNFIFLFLGIIFHRTPKRFLDTVMKGVRNVGGIIVQFPFYAGIMGMMVASGLSQQMSEWFISLSTEFTFPLFTFISAGIVNFFVPSGGGQWAVQGPIMIPASIEIGVDTAKTVMAVAWGDAWTNMIQPFWALPVLAIAGLKVRDIMGFCLMILLYSFIPIAIGLLFF from the coding sequence ATGAAAACACTCACTTCATTTTTTGATCGTATGGTGCAGCGATATTTGCCTGATGCATTTTTATTTGCCATCATTTTAACGTTTTTAGTTTTTCTTTTAGGTGTCTTTTTCACCGATAGTGGCCCTGTTCAAATGATTGAGCATTGGGGAGGCGGTTTCTGGGATTTGTTAGATTTTGCGATGCAAATGGCTTTGGTTGTGGTGACGGGGTATATTTTAGCCAGTGCTCCTATTATCCGAAATGGACTTGCCAAATTAAGTAACCTTGCCAAGACGCCTGCTCAAGCTATTATGTTGGTTACATTTGTTGCTTTGATTGCCTGTTTAATTAATTATGGATTTGGCTTAGTAGTTGGGGCATTGTTTGCCGTTCACGTAGCGAAAAGAGTTCCTACAGTGGATTACCGTTTGCTGATCGCCAGTGCCTATAGTGGAATGCTCGTCTGGCATGGGGGTTTTTCTGCTTCCATTCCGTTACTTATAGCAACACCCGGCCATTTTCTAGAAGATACAATCGGAACCATTCCAGTTGTTGAAACATTATTTAGCCCCATTAATATTTTTATCGTCTTGTTTTTGGTCGTAACGTTGCCATTTTTCAATCGCTATTTAATGAAGGGAACTGACCCGTTAGGCAACACGGACACTAGTTTATGGAAAACAGATGAAGAAGACGCACAGGTAACTCAAGAATCAACCGAAGCATTAACACCTGCAGATCGACTAGAAAATAGCCAAACCGTTTCATTTATTGTTGGGATTATGGGCTTAGCTTATATTTTCTATCATTTTGTCTCAAATGGCTTTAACTTGAATATTAATATTGTAAACTTTATCTTTCTATTCCTTGGAATCATCTTTCATCGAACACCGAAACGTTTTCTAGACACGGTCATGAAAGGTGTTCGCAATGTTGGTGGCATCATTGTTCAATTTCCTTTCTATGCAGGAATTATGGGCATGATGGTAGCATCAGGACTGTCGCAGCAAATGTCTGAATGGTTCATCAGTCTTTCAACGGAGTTTACATTCCCACTGTTTACCTTTATCAGTGCTGGAATTGTTAACTTTTTCGTCCCGTCTGGTGGCGGACAATGGGCAGTCCAAGGTCCGATTATGATTCCAGCTTCCATTGAAATTGGTGTAGATACAGCCAAGACAGTCATGGCAGTTGCATGGGGAGATGCATGGACGAATATGATACAGCCTTTCTGGGCGCTACCAGTACTCGCTATTGCAGGATTGAAAGTCCGTGATATTATGGGGTTCTGTCTCATGATTTTGCTTTACAGCTTTATACCAATAGCTATTGGTCTCTTATTCTTTTAA
- a CDS encoding DMT family transporter, producing MKKIKAILPRNKAIIWSLILLITLLWGYAWVLMKEALEYMGPFTFSAFRFGIGAITLLLVVWIMKIGLPPKRYWKHLIIVGILQTSIVFLLVMYGLEFVDAGKSSVLLYSMPMWSSLLAVKFLGEKITPVRMTGLLIGMLGLLTILGWDIWTGQSFEVIFGEILIIIAAISWAISNTYYRLNVQELPKIQASAFQMFFGAIGISIAMLVMEWGDPIVLNVTSMYYILFTGILASALCFTVWFFIISKIDMVTATISTLLVPIFGLVFSSILLDEKLTAGVLTGSALIIIGIIIATITKKNPYAE from the coding sequence ATGAAAAAAATAAAAGCGATCCTTCCAAGAAATAAAGCCATAATCTGGTCCTTAATTCTATTAATCACGCTCCTCTGGGGGTATGCTTGGGTGCTTATGAAAGAAGCCCTGGAATACATGGGGCCGTTTACATTCTCGGCGTTTCGGTTTGGAATAGGTGCCATCACCTTATTGCTTGTTGTCTGGATTATGAAAATAGGCTTGCCACCAAAACGCTATTGGAAGCACCTAATCATTGTAGGGATCCTGCAAACATCTATTGTTTTCCTGCTCGTAATGTATGGACTGGAGTTTGTTGATGCAGGAAAATCATCCGTACTCCTATATTCCATGCCAATGTGGAGTAGCCTGCTAGCGGTGAAATTTCTCGGTGAAAAAATAACTCCTGTGAGGATGACTGGATTACTTATTGGTATGCTCGGGCTGTTAACCATCTTAGGCTGGGATATTTGGACAGGACAGAGCTTTGAAGTTATATTTGGTGAAATCCTTATCATAATCGCGGCTATCTCTTGGGCAATATCGAATACATATTACCGATTAAACGTACAGGAGTTACCGAAAATACAGGCATCTGCATTTCAAATGTTTTTCGGTGCAATTGGAATAAGTATTGCCATGCTCGTAATGGAGTGGGGAGACCCCATCGTTTTAAATGTTACCAGCATGTATTATATTTTATTCACAGGTATCCTGGCTTCAGCATTGTGCTTTACCGTCTGGTTCTTCATCATTAGTAAAATTGATATGGTAACCGCTACGATTTCAACCTTGCTCGTCCCTATATTTGGCTTGGTATTCAGTAGCATCCTATTAGACGAGAAACTGACCGCCGGTGTGTTAACAGGCTCAGCTCTGATTATTATTGGCATCATTATAGCTACGATTACGAAAAAAAATCCTTACGCCGAGTAG
- a CDS encoding globin-coupled sensor protein gives MSLLFTKTKKRTKNPQTLTEKSYEMNPVVEVEKGSDLEKQLEMLALKTEDFALALVLKPYVEENIKYIVDDFYDNLAHNPDLITIVETNSSFERLKKTLRIHITEMFSGEMNDAFIKKRKLIADIHVRIGLTQKWYIASFEKIFSGLMEVIQENLESIDERVKAINLCNKLLNLEQQIVLEAYDDEVSRIKEEELQTKMHMLETVEKTSLELAALAEETNASIEEMTAQIDLITSNSQAGTALAEEAGTFADQGKNRLTEMNHSLENMEQSTSKVSEEMDSLETTSTQIKDIVEIVKSIADQTNLLSLNASIEAARAGEHGRGFAVVADEVRKLAEQTAKSVTNVSGLVNQTNEQIYNSSSSMQEVKTFLTDVHEQMKNTENAFANIDTSMSKNKTSNENIQGDLEAFGQVIRGIEESAATITQSAEELNYLMGEN, from the coding sequence ATGAGTTTACTTTTCACGAAAACGAAAAAGCGTACAAAGAACCCCCAAACATTGACTGAAAAAAGTTACGAAATGAACCCGGTTGTAGAAGTTGAAAAAGGCTCTGATTTAGAGAAGCAATTGGAGATGCTTGCTTTAAAAACAGAAGATTTTGCGCTGGCGCTAGTACTCAAGCCTTATGTTGAAGAAAATATTAAATACATAGTTGACGATTTTTACGATAATTTAGCGCATAACCCTGATCTGATCACGATTGTCGAGACGAATAGTTCATTTGAACGTCTGAAAAAAACATTGCGCATACATATTACAGAGATGTTTTCAGGTGAGATGAATGATGCCTTTATTAAAAAACGGAAGCTAATTGCGGATATTCATGTGCGAATCGGCTTGACGCAAAAATGGTATATCGCTTCTTTTGAGAAAATTTTCAGTGGATTAATGGAGGTGATTCAAGAAAACCTTGAATCAATTGATGAAAGAGTAAAAGCGATCAACCTATGTAACAAGCTGTTGAATCTAGAGCAGCAGATTGTACTGGAAGCATACGATGATGAAGTGAGCAGAATAAAAGAAGAAGAACTCCAAACCAAAATGCATATGTTGGAGACGGTGGAGAAGACATCGCTTGAACTTGCTGCATTGGCGGAAGAAACGAATGCATCCATTGAGGAAATGACAGCACAAATTGACCTGATTACATCCAATTCGCAGGCAGGAACAGCGCTGGCAGAAGAGGCGGGAACATTCGCGGATCAAGGAAAAAACAGGCTAACCGAAATGAATCATTCATTAGAAAACATGGAACAAAGTACGTCGAAGGTAAGTGAAGAAATGGATAGTTTGGAAACAACGTCCACACAAATAAAGGATATTGTAGAAATCGTGAAATCCATTGCAGATCAAACAAACCTGCTTTCCTTAAACGCATCCATCGAAGCGGCACGTGCAGGAGAGCATGGCCGAGGATTTGCGGTAGTGGCCGACGAAGTACGTAAATTAGCTGAGCAGACAGCGAAATCGGTAACGAATGTTAGTGGACTGGTTAACCAAACAAATGAACAAATATACAACAGTTCCTCATCGATGCAGGAAGTGAAGACTTTTTTAACTGATGTTCATGAACAGATGAAAAACACAGAAAATGCATTCGCAAATATAGATACCAGCATGTCAAAAAACAAAACAAGTAATGAAAACATCCAGGGTGATCTAGAAGCCTTTGGACAAGTAATCCGTGGAATTGAAGAATCAGCAGCAACGATTACCCAGTCAGCAGAGGAATTGAATTACCTGATGGGTGAAAATTAA
- a CDS encoding DUF2730 family protein, with product MADISNHDLFLIMKELGASLNEVKTTVGSIETRVENIETRVTNIESRVESIETRVTNIETEMKEMRHDIRIMDQKFTLLSSDLMKARAEITILQQEAN from the coding sequence GTGGCTGACATTTCAAATCATGACCTATTTTTAATAATGAAAGAACTAGGAGCTAGTCTGAATGAAGTGAAAACGACAGTTGGAAGTATCGAAACAAGGGTTGAAAATATCGAAACAAGAGTGACAAATATAGAGTCCAGAGTAGAAAGTATCGAAACGAGGGTAACGAATATAGAGACAGAGATGAAGGAAATGAGACATGATATCCGTATTATGGATCAGAAGTTTACGCTCCTTTCGAGTGATCTAATGAAAGCAAGAGCAGAAATTACGATATTGCAACAAGAAGCAAATTAA
- a CDS encoding DUF2399 domain-containing protein, producing MLAALMLMDLLTEEGCTLHYAGDFDPEGLGMAQRLLARYPDNVKLWRMDLKSYQQSEPVKQLDQKRLVKLSGIVQEDLRMVADAMERHGKAGYQEALVDVMMQDVREKI from the coding sequence ATGCTAGCGGCACTAATGTTGATGGACTTGTTAACAGAAGAGGGGTGCACATTGCATTATGCAGGTGATTTTGATCCAGAAGGACTTGGTATGGCACAACGGTTATTGGCTCGGTATCCAGACAATGTGAAATTATGGCGTATGGATCTAAAATCCTATCAACAAAGTGAACCTGTAAAGCAATTGGATCAGAAACGATTGGTAAAATTAAGCGGCATTGTACAAGAAGATTTACGAATGGTTGCAGATGCGATGGAGCGGCATGGCAAGGCGGGTTATCAGGAAGCGTTAGTAGATGTAATGATGCAGGATGTGCGGGAGAAAATATAA
- a CDS encoding IS110 family RNA-guided transposase: protein MKYKMQDKQNQLIERISDQHLVVGVDIAQQFHVARAVNYRGIVIGDPLTFENDETGFTRLQEWMNELKDSKGYRTEIVGMEPTGHYWLNLSKWLYDQRIDVVTVNPHNVKRNKENRDNTQSKSDKKDALVIADMVKNGYYSSIHPTSEAFEKLRVLMSNRDVIVKRLVSSVNQINRWVDIVFPELREVFKDVKGKGAIATLRLFPTPNELRSMEPQDIIKGWKTLMKRQPGLKKAQSLIRLAKSSVGTIQALDAYKLHLEQLLEEFDLATTQLEKVEKEAADALEQITFANKILGMKGITKITLGGIIGEAGDLSKFAHGNSLLRHAGLNLAEASSGKWKGQIVISKRGRSRLRRYLFLATMSLVANNPEFKELHAHNVKVKKMKKMKSIMKLIGKFARLLVGIARSNKPYCPEKLAA, encoded by the coding sequence ATGAAGTATAAAATGCAAGACAAACAAAATCAACTTATAGAAAGAATATCAGACCAACATCTAGTCGTTGGAGTGGATATTGCACAACAATTCCATGTAGCTCGTGCTGTAAATTACAGAGGTATTGTGATTGGTGATCCTCTCACTTTTGAAAATGATGAGACTGGGTTTACTAGATTACAAGAATGGATGAACGAATTAAAAGATTCAAAAGGTTATCGTACCGAAATTGTTGGGATGGAACCTACCGGACATTATTGGTTAAATTTATCCAAATGGCTGTATGATCAACGTATTGACGTCGTAACGGTTAATCCTCATAATGTTAAAAGGAATAAGGAAAATCGAGATAACACGCAATCGAAAAGTGATAAGAAAGATGCTCTCGTCATCGCTGATATGGTGAAGAATGGATACTATTCTAGTATACATCCAACTTCAGAGGCTTTCGAAAAACTAAGAGTACTAATGTCTAACCGTGACGTAATCGTTAAACGACTTGTCAGTTCCGTTAACCAAATAAATCGTTGGGTAGATATTGTCTTCCCTGAACTTAGAGAAGTGTTTAAAGATGTAAAAGGGAAAGGTGCAATCGCAACTCTTCGCCTATTTCCTACACCAAATGAATTACGTTCGATGGAACCCCAGGATATTATTAAAGGTTGGAAAACGTTAATGAAACGACAACCTGGTTTAAAAAAAGCACAATCTTTAATTCGACTAGCTAAAAGTTCTGTTGGTACCATCCAAGCACTTGATGCATATAAACTACACCTAGAACAATTACTTGAAGAGTTTGATCTCGCTACAACCCAACTTGAAAAGGTTGAAAAAGAAGCAGCTGATGCACTGGAACAAATTACTTTCGCTAATAAAATACTTGGCATGAAAGGAATTACTAAAATTACGCTAGGAGGCATTATAGGTGAAGCTGGTGATTTAAGTAAGTTCGCCCATGGTAATTCTTTATTGCGACATGCAGGATTAAACTTAGCGGAAGCTAGCTCAGGGAAATGGAAAGGGCAAATTGTCATTTCTAAACGTGGAAGATCTCGTCTAAGGCGTTACCTGTTCCTAGCCACCATGAGTCTAGTGGCAAACAACCCTGAATTTAAAGAACTTCATGCCCACAATGTTAAAGTAAAAAAGATGAAAAAAATGAAATCTATCATGAAACTGATTGGTAAGTTTGCGAGATTATTAGTAGGAATTGCCCGAAGTAATAAGCCTTATTGTCCTGAAAAACTAGCAGCATAA
- a CDS encoding DUF2399 domain-containing protein — MLQHYHIYRDDLLNFVTCANFCAEKTDGSVHPVWKAAAECNTVQNLPLRELVSLDRVYPAKGNDVWIVENSGVCSTLLDYEPAIPIICTNGQFKLPQIDSIYS; from the coding sequence ATGTTGCAGCACTATCACATTTATCGTGATGATTTATTAAATTTTGTTACATGTGCTAACTTTTGTGCGGAGAAGACTGATGGTAGTGTTCACCCAGTATGGAAGGCTGCAGCGGAATGCAATACGGTACAAAACCTGCCACTACGTGAACTTGTTTCACTGGATCGCGTTTATCCAGCAAAAGGGAATGACGTTTGGATTGTCGAAAATTCAGGAGTTTGTTCGACCTTACTCGATTATGAACCTGCAATACCAATTATCTGTACAAACGGTCAATTTAAACTCCCTCAGATAGATTCAATTTACTCGTAA
- a CDS encoding transposase: MAKYSEEFKIKLVTEYLHGNLGYKLLAKKYNMPSQTPLQDWVRASKTQGMEGLKRRKRKEAYSVQFKLDTVQFMLETGASYQETADQFKLNNPSLINHWMKVFNEQGIEGLRPKSKGRPSMSKKHNKPKKKDEKNLTREEELKHENELLRLENAYLKKLKAFRENPNAFHEKFKQSWHSSSNKKDSD, translated from the coding sequence ATGGCTAAATATAGTGAAGAATTTAAAATTAAACTTGTCACTGAGTATTTGCATGGGAATCTGGGATATAAATTATTGGCAAAAAAATACAATATGCCTTCTCAAACACCATTACAAGATTGGGTAAGAGCCTCTAAAACTCAAGGGATGGAGGGTTTAAAACGAAGAAAAAGGAAAGAAGCATACTCTGTTCAATTTAAATTAGATACTGTACAATTTATGTTAGAGACAGGTGCTTCTTATCAGGAAACTGCTGATCAATTTAAATTGAACAATCCTTCATTAATTAACCATTGGATGAAAGTATTTAATGAACAAGGAATAGAAGGCCTGAGACCAAAATCAAAGGGGCGACCTTCTATGTCTAAGAAACACAATAAACCTAAGAAGAAAGACGAGAAGAATTTAACGCGTGAAGAAGAGTTGAAACATGAGAATGAACTACTAAGGCTAGAAAACGCGTATCTAAAAAAGCTAAAAGCTTTTCGGGAAAATCCGAATGCCTTCCACGAAAAGTTCAAGCAAAGCTGGCATTCGAGCTCAAACAAGAAGGATTCAGATTAA
- a CDS encoding agmatinase family protein: MSQDRIYGNTPCFLGGKKVNLKDDSTSDRDVLIYGVPWEGAVTWGDYTGAELGPKVIRLNSARYSGYLPELNHMDVFEKYTMGDLGDVDVVPADTIETMTRIENFASNVWKTDKFPVAFGGDHGITYPIVKALSEEIDGQVGIIHLDAHYDNHPDYEGDLYARSTPFHRIYESESVRNESIVHMGIHGPRNKPETGKYAQEVGATTISVRDIRKSGNENDLPALARKAYEIASKGTEAVYLSICSDVLDFAFNPGGPVDGNGVTSFELLELVHEFAKLGIRGMDYVEVYPQQDTNDNSSHFVTYAVLYALAGNILHEQGK, encoded by the coding sequence ATGAGTCAAGATAGAATATATGGCAATACACCTTGTTTTTTAGGTGGTAAAAAAGTTAATTTGAAAGATGATAGTACAAGCGATAGAGATGTTCTAATATACGGGGTTCCTTGGGAAGGTGCTGTAACATGGGGGGACTATACGGGTGCAGAACTAGGTCCGAAAGTGATTCGTCTGAATTCAGCACGTTATTCAGGGTATTTACCGGAATTAAATCATATGGATGTATTTGAAAAATACACAATGGGGGATCTAGGCGATGTCGATGTGGTTCCTGCAGATACGATTGAAACGATGACCCGGATTGAAAATTTTGCAAGTAATGTTTGGAAAACAGATAAATTCCCGGTAGCCTTTGGTGGCGATCACGGCATTACATACCCGATTGTGAAGGCGTTAAGTGAAGAGATCGACGGACAGGTCGGGATCATACATTTGGATGCCCATTATGATAATCATCCAGATTACGAAGGTGATTTATACGCGCGCAGCACCCCATTTCACCGCATATATGAAAGTGAAAGTGTCCGTAATGAAAGCATTGTCCACATGGGAATTCACGGGCCGCGTAACAAGCCTGAAACAGGAAAATATGCGCAAGAGGTTGGCGCGACAACGATTTCAGTAAGGGATATTCGTAAGTCTGGGAATGAAAATGATTTGCCAGCGTTAGCCCGAAAAGCATATGAAATTGCGAGTAAAGGAACGGAAGCTGTTTATCTAAGTATCTGCAGTGATGTGCTTGATTTTGCCTTTAACCCAGGCGGTCCAGTCGACGGAAATGGCGTAACTTCCTTTGAACTATTAGAGCTCGTACATGAATTCGCTAAGCTTGGAATTCGCGGTATGGATTACGTGGAAGTGTACCCGCAACAGGATACAAATGACAATTCTTCCCATTTTGTAACCTATGCTGTGTTATATGCATTGGCGGGGAATATTTTACACGAGCAGGGTAAATAG